The Aspergillus fumigatus Af293 chromosome 5, whole genome shotgun sequence nucleotide sequence GCAGGCTTGACAACTGGCTGCCAAGTGCCTTGGATGTGAGCCATAAATATATTTTGTTCCGGAAAGGGGGGTCCGCTAACGGCCGCCATCATTCAATTACTCAAATTACTTGACCTTCGTGAATTTCCCCAAGCACTCCGTATGTAATGTGACATCGATCTGGGACTGCCGAATTGTCAGATCCAACAGTCAGGGCTGTATCTGGCCCTGGACAATGTCCAGGTAAAGTTATCAACTACAAAGCTCTAAGCTTTTTCTACTGTACTATGTATATTAGTAGGCGTTCCAGTCTGTGTAGCATTAGCACCACTTGTTATTTAGATAGCAGTGACTTACCTTTCCCGCACTGAGCGAATTTCCCTTGAATTCGCTATGTCCAAGCCTCAGGAGgagagcatggatgcatgATTTCAGGAGGGGTACTGGCATCTTTCTATCGTAACGCGCCGATGATATGTCGACAAGGGCTCCCTCATAGGTGGATACACAAGACACAAATAAGGACCTTCTGGAACTTCCGGACCTTCAACCTTAAAGGAGTCTAGTAATGTTTGGATAGGTGACCGACTGCTGTGATGGGTCTGCCATGAAGAGGCAAAACGAGGAATGGACGGGTTATAGAGTTCATTACAGAGCTACTCCAGTAAGCCGGATTAAAAGATCTGAAATTATAGTGGtcgaagatcaaggaggaaaCCCAGTTTCTTCAGCAGAGACTTAAACATTGCATTTTACAACTGACCGTTCGAAGACAACTGCCGAACGGCCGAGGGACAATTGTCCGAAGAGTTGCCCATAGGAGAGAGTAAAGTAGGTATGCAAGTACAGGTGTGTCAAAGGCGTGAGCGGATCACCTGACTTGCCTGGTTCACCGTCTCAGAGCAGTAGGCACAGCACAGAGCAGGCGGCTCACAGTTCCTGCACGTCAGATACGGAGGTGTACCCAATGAAGATGCTCATATCTATGTGTGTCACTTGAATTTTACATTGGACTTTTGATATTCCGCATTGTGTCGATTGATCTGAGGTAGATGCAGTGTGCCTCCTAAATAATGCTGATGTGTCCGACGACAAGCAGATAAATCGAGCAGGACTGCTGTCGATTGAACATGATTAGTTGTCGGTGATGCCTACTGCGACCTCGGGGATAGACCCAAGAATTAACCTGCACGCCCACAGCCAATGCAACCTTTTGgttaataataataatccTTGGGACTTCGGCCTCTCCGAACCCACTTCGTATTCCCATCTGCCCGGGAGCACACCCTCGAATGATCGAATCAGCTACTGCAAGAATGTAAACAGTAACTCGGAGTTTAGAAGTCTCAATGAATCCGAGTAACACACACTTACTTTGTCGAGCGACTCCGGTAACCTTTGCGTTCAGTCTGAAAGAATCAAGATTCTCCATCTGGAGTTTGTTTGTCTGTTGTTAGACCCACAACCTTAGCGTACTTTAGCAGTTATGGACCATGGAACCTTGCACTTTTGATAGTAGTCAGTTACGACATGAAGAGTATGCCTCAAGATATCACTCACTAATCCTTCCTGTTTTCCCAATCTGGTTGATACACCAGATGAAGCATTCAGAGGAAGGGGATAATTTGATCTGCCACTGTCTCGTGCCTGATTCATGAAACACCACAGGAACCCCTGCTGCTAGGCTGCAGAAGGTTCAAGCCACAATCTACGGACTAGAGGGTGTCCGACCCTGCGCAACCTCAACCTTCAATCAACTCACGACAGTCGTTTTATCTGATAATCCTAGTTGATatcagcgaagaagaacatgTTCACCTTAGCGCTCCTTTGAGATCACTGGATTAAACTCGGGTGAAATTGATAGATGACTCGAGAAGAAGCTTGTTTAGAATTGTAAATATGCCTTGCCTGCATCTGAATGTTTATCCTGACAGAAACATAGAACCTGCATAGCGTATAGGTTCCTTAACTTGTAGCTGAAACTATTGATAACCTTCATTGTGATCGGGTAGTATGTCTGTCAGCATATTCGGAAAATACATGACATCAAGAACAACCTCAAAGCCCAGAAGGCTGTTTTTTCAACCTCTTTTATTTGAAGATAGTGACCTTCTGATTCGAGAGAAATGTGTCTACGTCAAAATGGCCGACCACTATCCTACCAAGCAGTTTGTCTACTTCCGTGTGGGCTTGTTACATCCGCTTCAGACTCCCCTCCCTGCGCATTTATTTGCGGCTCAAGGTGCATTCCCTCGTCCCCGTCTAGCCCAGCGGGTTAAGGGGCAAGAGAATGAAAAATGAGGTACAAGCGCGGGGAATACATTGGTCTTCATGGACAGCCTGACCAGTGTGATGGAGTCGCCAAATTTATGGTCATGACACACATAACGCAGCCGATGCATAGGACTCAGCATGACGGAGAACTACCGTCATCCGCCCTGGTTCTGGAGTAGAAATGCTCAAAGAAAGACTACGGGGTTTGTATAAAGACAGTCATGGAAAATGGTCATTGATAGTCCTGAGCCATAATAGTGCGTATGTGCTGAAGGAGTGTGGACTTGGTGTCTCTATTAACACATGAAATTGGATATGAAAACTGAAATTCCACCGTATATTGTGATTGTGGCCTAGGTTAAATTGACTGTATCCTAGACGCACTAGTATCGTCGCTATCGAGAGCACCAGTTTGCTTATGAGGGATGACACCGGAAATATCGCCAGTGGGTGGCTATTTTCTATTGCATCAATCTATATCCATCGCCATGACTATCATGACAACCGGGTAGCAAGCTCCAGACGAGAGGCTAAAGGGATTCGCGACTTGATATGGGGTGATCCTCAGTGTCTCTTGGTCAATTCCAACAGAATTGATCAAAATCAAAGATCCTAATCGCCCAGCAATTTGCAACAACTACGCCGGCCACCTCGGATATTGTATCAAGGAGTGGAAGCCATGTTGATCCGCCTTCCGCTGAGTCTTGGCTCATGATCTGTAAAGTCTGAAAAGCTTGATCAGATGCCAACTAGCGAGGGAGCATAGGATAACAACGGCCGATGTCTGGATGATCGGCGCCCAGATTTTAAAGATCGTCCGCTATTGATAAACTGTGCGGAGCCAACACCCAACACGCCTCGACTCGATCAGGCATGTCTACTTTAACCATTTAGGGCAAGTCGAGGCCAGATGCGATGCTGAGAATTTAGATCAATTTCATGTCTCGAGTGGCATGGCAAAGGTCAAGAAGCCCCTCGGCCATACTCGGAAGCTGTGATAAAGTTTGACCTTCACATAAGTAATTGAGAATCAGTCAGACTTCGAAATGTGCTCGTTTCATCGGATGAAAGGACGAGGCCTACCCAAATTTACGTCAGAATAAATACGCCTTTGAGATTTTGATTTCCGACCGAGTGCCACGGGTCGAGAACGTTAACGAGATAACCTCCATGACTCGCTGGAAGTTTGAGGCATCAACCTTACGGCTGCTTCGTCCATGGTCCAGAGCTCTGTCGGGTTCCTTGGAAGGCTGCAAACATTCCAGTATATGATCCGAAAAAATGCTCCAATTGCCAACCAATAAGCGAATATAGGCGTATACCTGTCTATGGcagcaaagaggagaagagtggTCGCGTGCTAAGGAGCTCCGGTGTAGTTGGTTGCTAACCTCGAGCTTAGAGTACGAACATTTTAGATACCTGTTAGAGTTATAGTCATCTGAAGAATTGAATATCGGCAAAGAGTGTCTACAAGTGAATTTAGGAACTATTACCCTCAAAGATCGCTGGGCCATAGTAGGGATTTCCTTAGACCTTAGGTCCTTAGATCACTTTTTGAGTGCAGGGATATATGTACGAGGCACCTGTATTCGGTACCCCATTGATGCAAGGGACTGCAGAGTCCAGAATCAAAGGTGGGATTCGCTTACATACATCGTGCTGGCTTAGGGTTCAGTTGCCAACATTCTGCAGGATTTGGTAGCAAATTAACGGCAGAACTTATTGTAGATGTCTCAGCATGGTAGGTATATTTCATTACGAAAAGATCACGTTGAGCAGATGTCGAGACTTGGTGAAAGTGTTGTTAAATCGTCTGCTTTTTCCGAACTGTGATGCCCAAACTGATTTCACCATTTGTGTGGAGTGGAGGTGGGGGAGACGGACTGCGCTAAGGCGGAGAAGCGAAGGCCCTCGTGGGAAAATTAGAACCGAGGCAAAGTGGAAAGCCTAAGTGTTGAGGAGCCACTCCGCGGAGTACACTTGGGCCAcatcctcttccctctcaaTCGTCTAATTATTGGGATTGCTCCTCACAATGCTCCTACCTTTTGGCCTTTCGCTTTCTCCAAGTTCCACCACGAATCTCAGATCACCCAGATACCCCATCGGCATCAGCTTTTCCTTGCTGAAAACGACTCTCACGACTTCTGCTGAGTACTGAGTAGTCCTTACGACCATGACCCACCAGAAGCAACTAGCAACGATGCCCCTGCAAGTGAGATTGCTGGACCTCCGAGGGCTCACCATTATTGGCTTCCGCTGCAAGGAACTTCGCGGATGTGCAGGGGTCGGGAAATCCACCAATCCTTGTGTCATGGAATCGTCAAACTTTGTCCAGTGATCCCAGTTAATTCATCTTTTTGactttacggagtagagtcTCAATATTGGCCCCGATACAGAATTGTCATTGACTCTGTTGAGCGAGCGAAAGCCCAATAATGTGTCGTCGTAGTTGGCGATTTGTCGTATAGATCTTCGATGATGGGGTCGAAGGGGAACTATGGGTCCCTGGATCTGCCTATGACAGCCACGAGCTACTCTCTGATCCCAGTAAACTTTCGGAGATACTACTACTTTTGCAAGCATATGATACTGAAGCCTGGTGGCGACGAGACATTATTGGAGGTCTCCTGGAAATTCCATGCAGCTGCCGACCAGAGTGGTTTGAGAACCATGGAGCACATATGGTGCCAATATGGGTAGTTGAGCCCCCTCCCCGAAACTTGGCTCCTGGCCATAGTTGGATTTAGGGCCAGACTTGGGCTGTTGCGCACTTGTGTTAAGTAGTCAGTAGTAGCCTCCGTGAGCAGGTATAACAGCTGGCCTGCTGTTCCCATCTGTGTTCAACCTCTACGGTGCCATCTGATCCTTTGTCACGATCAATCCCGCTCCTCAAGACTGTCTGGATGCCTCATTTGCAATTTGGTCCGAACATGGCTTTTGAGTCGTTGAGTCTTTCGTCGCGTTGATAACAATCATGCCTGCCTGACTCAAACCATCCAACGACACTACCGGCCTCTTTTCGGACCTCTTTTCCTTTACGACTGAACCCTCTGTATTTGGCACGTCGATCAGAATCTCTAACGACCGCCGCAATGAGACTGCCACCTCCCCAGGTTCTGCTTACATGGCCGACACCCAACTACGTCGATCCCCTCACTCGCGGGAATGGTGCCCTGATCGTTAATATTGTCTGTTTAAGTTTCGCGTTTGTCGTTACGCTCCTTCGTCTCTACACTCGTTTGAAAATTACGTATAGTCCTGGTCTGGATGATGCTCTGATCGTGATTGCCCTGGTATGTGCTAAGACTTGACGAATGACGATGCTAGATGGTTATTGATCGATATTGATCGTCTTAGGGCTTTGCCATTGCGATGTGTGCAGTCACCTCTCTCGCAACTGTACAATACGGCTGGAACCGACATATGTGGGATGTCCCACCGACGTGGCTTTCTACTGTCTCGAAGCTCAACCTTGTATTTCAGATTCTGttctccttggcctcctctGTCACCAAACTTTCGCTCCTATGGTTCTGCAAGCGTCTTCTCGGTGCCGGAAGTAAGGGCCTTTACCGGACCTACAACTGGTGTCTTATTGGGGGAATGGCGTTTGTGTCCCTCACCTGcgctctttttcttcttttcagcaTCTTCCAGTGCAAGTAAGTTGGCCAACAGTCTCATACCTTTGCTATGACTTACATCTATCTCATAGTCCGATTCATGCCTATTGGGACTTGGCCCCAACCTATCCATACAAATGCTTAAATGATGGTGCCATTGTCTTCTCCGCAAGTGTcatcaatatcttcaccgATTTCCTCGTCACTGTCCTTCCTATGCCGTTGATTTGGAATCTGAAATTGCCTACTCGACAAAGGATTGCCGTaatttccatcttcagctTGGGTATTGTGGTCAACGTAGCAGGCTCGGTTCGAACAGTGTACGTCTGGAAGAGCATGATCGCCTCATACGACACCACATGGCTGGGCTGGCCGGTCCTGCTCGCCGCTTCTGTTGAGATCAACATGGGCCTGGTATGTCCTCTGGATGAGATGGGTACTATTGTTCGCGGCTCACAAATGACCAGATTTGTGCCTCTGCTCCGGCATTGCGACCGCTTGTTGGTTTCTTTCTACCTCGTCTTTTGCAGACTTCCCGCAACTACACCTCTGGTACAGGTCGCAAGAGTAACAAGCTGTTTTCGTCAGCCGGTCCATCGAAAGGTTCGCGGCTTGAGTCACGTCAGCATGGCATTGAGGGGCTTAGCATTGTGGAACCATTTGAGGTGATGCGCACCGTAGAGATGGAAACATGGACTGAACCGAGGGTTTCTCACCAGTCAGCCACAGGAAACGACCTGTCTTCAAGCCGTACAAGGGTAGCAACACCGACTACTCATTTCGACTTGAAGAATGAAACCACTGTCTATACCTCTCCGGGGAGCCACAGGTCGTCGGCGTCGCTCAGTCGCGATAAACCTGGGTCACCCTTTGGGGACGAACACCTCATTTGAATACCATTCCCTGATCTTTGGTCTGAAAAAAGTTTTTTGTGCTGTGTTACTACTCACTCCACGCTTTGTCACGACCTAGATGGAGAGCTTTCGTCCGATGGTCTATATACCCTCTGACGAGGCGATTTCTTTGCAATTCATGTATATATTCATTATTCCAATGTACACAATCTACAACTGTCTTGTGGAAATTCATGTTGATTCTTCGACCTCTTCTGTTCTGACCTGGGCCTCACACTGTACCCCTTCAGTAAGCTAACGGTAGTATGCAGGTTGAAGGTCAAGAGGTGAAGATCTCAATGGAGTTCTTCAAGCTAGCCGAGCTGAGCCTGCGGAGTCAAGATCGAATGCATGTCGCTTGATCATCCTTACTCCACGTTCTAGGTCATCCTTCTGATTGATCAAACCCTTGGCATGTTGGTGCGAGGGACAGACGGTCCTTATCGTGCCGAGTAGGGGGAGCATTATTATAGAAGATGGCAACGAGGAACTCGAAGGTACAGAAGGCCTCAATCACGGGGTACCACACATTTCATCGGAAGTCCATTCCTCTTTCAAACACTCATTACCATTCTCATTATTAATAGGAACCAAATGAGTCCGCAGCTCCATCCTTGCTTCCTATCTCCAGTCTTGCTGCTCCCTTACATTTGTGTCGCCGACCGTGGACGGTGGCTGCAAGCTCTTCTATTGGTCCAAAACGCCGACGAGCAATGACGCGCGGGGCGGCATTTCAACAGCAGCTCCATTTGCGTTGCGGGCTCGCGATAGACACGCTGTATATAAGGACGCAGACCCCTGGTTCCTAATCGGTTTCGGACTCGCCTTCATTGAAATTACTGCGTGACTTTTTCTGTCATCTGATCTGTATTTGTTGGTCGACTTCGGAGCTTCCAATTCCACTCGATTGGTTCTACAGCCCTTGAAGCTCTTATCGCCGCTTCCCCACACCTTTTATCACTAGGTTCGGTGTTGGGCGTCCCCCTGCGATAAGTACGAACTGTTTTCGCCTGCTGGACATTGttcatcttcaagttcttACTCCAGCCTCGTAGACTCAGATCTCACAATGGCATCCCTTGCTCGTTCGACTCTCCGGCTCCGCGCCACTTCTCGCTTCCCTGTCGCAGCCCGCACGCTCACCACCTCCCCGCACCTCCGAGCAGCTGCGAAGCCTTACTTCCCCGATGAGCCCAGCGCTCCTAAGGTGGTCACCACGATTCCGGGACCCAAGAACAAGGCTGCCACTGCCGAGCTGGACAAAGTCTTTGATGTCCGCAGCTTGAACATGCTGACTGATTATACTAAGTCTATTGGTAACTAGTACGTTCATTTGGTCGGCAATTCTGGTACGAGTTGTGGCTAACATTATTCTTAGCATTGCCGATCTCGACGGGAACGTGTTGCTCGATGTGTAAGTCATCGTTGTTCCCTCAAACCCGAACATCCGCTTATTCGAGTGTTGTCTAGCTATGCTCAGATTGCCTCCATTCCTGTTGGCTACAACAACCCCCACCTGCGCCAGGTCGCTTCCTCTCCCGAGATGGTTACGGCTTTGATCAACCGTCCAGCTCTGGGAAACTTCCCCTCGGCTGATTGGGCTCATGTCTTGAACACTGGTCTCCTCAAGGTCGCTCCCAAGGGACTTAACCAGGTGTTCACGGCCATGGCCGGCTCCGATGCCAACGAGACTGCCTACAAGGCCGCGTTCATGTACTACCGTCAGCAGCAGCGTGGAGGACCCCAGGCTGAGTTCACtgcggaggagctcgagaCCACCATGAACAACCAGGCCCCCGGTTCCCCCCAGCtgtccatcctctccttcaaGTCCGCCTTTCACGGCCGTCTCTTCGGCAGTCTGTCCACCACCCGCAGCAAGGCCATCCACAAGATGGACATCCCCGCCTTTGACTGGCCTCAGGCcccctttccctctctcAAGTACCCTCTAGAGGAGCATGCCCAGGAGAACGCTCAGGAGGAACAGCGCTGCCTGCAGGAGGTTGAGCGCCTCATCAAGGAGTTCCACAACCCCGTTGCTGCCGTTGTCGTCGAGCCCATCCAGTCCGAGGGCGGTGACAACCACGCCTCCCCTGCCTTCTTCCAGGGCCTGCGCGACATCACCAAGCGCAACAATgtgctcttcatcgtcgacgaggtGCAGACCGGTGTCGGTGCCACCGGCAAGTTCTGGGCCCACGATCACTGGAACCTCCAGACTCCTCCTGACATTGTGACCTTCTCTAAGAAGGCTCAGACCGCAGGCTACTACTACGGTAACCCCGCTCTGCGCCCCAACAAGCCTTACCGCCAGTTCAACACCTGGATGGGTGACCCAGCCCGTGCCCTCATCTTCCGCGGCATTATCGAGGAAATCGAGCGTTTGAACCTCGTCGAGAACACCGCCGCCACCGGAGACTACCTCTTCGCTGGTCTGGAGCGTCTGGCCAAGCAGTACCCCGAGCATCTGCAGAACCTTCGCGGCAAGGGCCAGGGTACCTTCATCGCCTGGGACACCCCCAAGCGCGACGAGTTCcttgccaaggccaagggTGTCGGTGTCAACATCGGTGGCAGTGGCGTGAGCGCTGTTCGCCTGCGCCCcatgctcatcttccagaaacATCACGGTAAGCATTCTGCAGTCTAACGTAGCGGATGGAAGACTAACGCGTTACAGCTGATATCCTCCTGGAGAGcgtcgagaagatcatcaagcaATTGTAAGCTTCCAGCTTAACAGGCAATTTGTTTTTGTTTCGTCTTTCGTTTGATTTGCACTATTCGGCGTTATGATTGATTCAAAGCGGATATCTCACGGGTTCGAGTTTTCTGGAGTGGCATATATGATGAGTTTTGCTCTAAAAGTGGTAATCGAATAGGATCACTGTCAATGGATATTTTTCTCCGAGCGTAGAGACAGGGTATCGGTGATTTAGAACGAAGCGCTGTAGAAACATCATTGACCTGAAAATCAACTGGAGATCtaagaaagaaaaaggagcaAAACTCCAGCGTAAGCCCATATAACCCGATGCTGTATGTGTGTATAACACCGAAACTCCAAGCTCATGCTTTGACGAAGATTTCGTCCACCTGTAGACATCCCTAGATCCAAGCAAACTGTACTTCTACCTCCGATGATAACTCGAGTACCTcaggcctcctcctccaacgcACTGCCATCCCTCCTACAAGCCGGTCAGTATCACCACTCACGCAGGAGCCAGGGAGATACACGTACGGGATATACCTGACCCCCGAATCCTCCAAGTTCGTAATGACATCGTCTGGCAACTAAACCCTTATCAGCGTCGTCCGGAATCACTGGAAGGTGTCGCTCACCGATCCCGTCACTTTAACAGCATATGTCCCGGCTACGTATCCCTCCAACCGCTGCCAGCGGGCAACCCAGCTCGTCGACGGATCGCGCAGGGTAATCAGGCCCTCGAAGACCTGCGAGGTGCATTCCTGGATGGCGTCGTTGTTGCCGCGGAGGCCCAGGACGTTATCGCAGTTTGGGCAGCCGTCGCGCATGAATTTCTGCatgtaaaaaaaaaacgGTAAGATCAGTAGGTGTGGTAGAGGGTGGGAGCGAGGGGACGTACGCTGTGTAGTTGGACGAGGGAGCAGACCATACAGGCGCGCAACGTGCGCTGCTGGCTTGGGGTGACGTAGTAGGATGAGGACATAGTTCTTGCTCTTTAGACTTTTATCCCGCGGGTGACTGAAATTGAAGACCGTGTGAGCAAAGAAGTGAGGGTTGCTCGTGGTATTGTGGAGTAGACAGCGTCGCAACGGTCGAGGAGAGGATTGTCGAGCGACGGGAAAGAGAAATGCCAAGACCAGACGGAAATGGACCAGACGGACGGCGGACTGGCACGCCGCCGCCAAAGGGAGCGAAAAAGAAGGTAGAAGAAGAATTACTCAGGGAGGGCTGACGGTTGAACTCTACTTTTTCTTatctttcttcccttctttgTCCACTTTCCATATTTATAATCTCTCCCCGCGCAAACCCCGCGTTTGCTTCCAATTCCTCTCTTGTTCTCCCATCCGTGGAAATCGCCCTCGTGCCCATCTACCGATTCCATCGCACCCTTTGCCTCGGTCGATTACTACGCTTTGCAGATGGCTGCATCCGATCTCGAGGCCGCCACCGCACTGAAAGTGCAAGGGAACAAGGCATTTGCCGAGCATGAATGGCCTACCGCAGTCGAGTTCTACACGCAGGCGATAGACAAGTACGATCGGGAACCGTCGTTCTTCA carries:
- the spt4 gene encoding transcription elongation factor SPT4, whose product is MSSSYYVTPSQQRTLRACMVCSLVQLHSKFMRDGCPNCDNVLGLRGNNDAIQECTSQVFEGLITLRDPSTSWVARWQRLEGYVAGTYAVKVTGSLPDDVITNLEDSGVRYIPYVYLPGSCVSGDTDRLVGGMAVRWRRRPEVLELSSEVEVQFAWI
- the gatA gene encoding 4-aminobutyrate transaminase gatA, coding for MASLARSTLRLRATSRFPVAARTLTTSPHLRAAAKPYFPDEPSAPKVVTTIPGPKNKAATAELDKVFDVRSLNMLTDYTKSIGNYIADLDGNVLLDVYAQIASIPVGYNNPHLRQVASSPEMVTALINRPALGNFPSADWAHVLNTGLLKVAPKGLNQVFTAMAGSDANETAYKAAFMYYRQQQRGGPQAEFTAEELETTMNNQAPGSPQLSILSFKSAFHGRLFGSLSTTRSKAIHKMDIPAFDWPQAPFPSLKYPLEEHAQENAQEEQRCLQEVERLIKEFHNPVAAVVVEPIQSEGGDNHASPAFFQGLRDITKRNNVLFIVDEVQTGVGATGKFWAHDHWNLQTPPDIVTFSKKAQTAGYYYGNPALRPNKPYRQFNTWMGDPARALIFRGIIEEIERLNLVENTAATGDYLFAGLERLAKQYPEHLQNLRGKGQGTFIAWDTPKRDEFLAKAKGVGVNIGGSGVSAVRLRPMLIFQKHHADILLESVEKIIKQL